A genomic window from Vagococcus sp. CY52-2 includes:
- the gltX gene encoding glutamate--tRNA ligase, whose protein sequence is MGNKVRVRYAPSPTGHLHIGNARTALFNYLFARHHDGDFIIRIEDTDQKRNIEDGEKSQLDNLAWLNIDWDESPDKPGEYGPYRQSERKDIYQPLVDQLLASNLAYKCYCTEEELEAERESQRSRGQIPRYNGKCAHLTPEQQAAKEAEGITPVVRFRVPKGEEYTFDDIVKGNITFESDSVGGDFVILKRDGMPTYNFAVAVDDHLMKITHVLRGDDHIANTPKQLMIYEAFGWTPPRFGHMTLIINTETGKKLSKRDETILQFIEQYRELGYLPEAMFNFISLLGWSPVGEEEIFSQEELIKIFDADRLGKSPAAFDNKKLEWISNQYMKQLDRKTMAEMALPYLIEAGLVEENPTAEKQAWVEELVSLYQPQMSYAKEIVELSSLFFNDTLSFDESAKEVLSDEQVPEVLEAFKTQLKELEEFDVPTIKKAIKAVQKETGAKGKKLFMPIRVAVSGQMHGPELAETILLLGKEQATEHINLALKEIQG, encoded by the coding sequence ATGGGAAATAAAGTACGTGTCAGATATGCACCAAGTCCAACAGGTCATTTGCATATAGGAAATGCCAGAACAGCATTATTTAATTATTTATTTGCTCGTCATCATGATGGCGATTTTATTATTCGTATTGAGGATACAGATCAAAAACGTAATATTGAAGACGGAGAAAAAAGTCAGTTAGATAACTTAGCATGGCTAAATATTGACTGGGATGAGTCACCTGATAAACCAGGTGAATATGGTCCTTATCGTCAATCCGAAAGAAAAGATATTTACCAACCATTAGTTGATCAATTATTAGCAAGTAACTTGGCTTACAAATGCTACTGTACAGAAGAAGAATTAGAAGCAGAACGTGAAAGCCAACGTAGCCGTGGTCAAATTCCACGTTATAATGGAAAGTGTGCTCATTTAACACCAGAACAACAAGCAGCAAAAGAGGCTGAAGGTATCACACCAGTGGTTCGTTTTAGAGTACCAAAAGGCGAAGAATACACATTTGATGACATTGTAAAAGGAAACATTACATTTGAATCTGATAGTGTAGGTGGCGATTTTGTCATTTTAAAACGTGACGGGATGCCGACGTATAACTTTGCCGTAGCCGTGGATGATCATTTGATGAAAATTACGCATGTTTTACGTGGGGATGATCATATTGCAAACACACCCAAACAATTAATGATCTATGAAGCTTTCGGTTGGACACCACCAAGATTTGGTCATATGACATTAATCATTAATACAGAAACAGGTAAAAAACTAAGTAAACGTGATGAAACGATTCTACAATTTATCGAACAATACCGTGAATTAGGTTACTTACCAGAAGCAATGTTTAACTTTATCAGTTTGTTAGGTTGGTCTCCAGTTGGTGAAGAAGAAATCTTTAGCCAAGAAGAATTGATTAAAATCTTTGATGCAGATCGTTTAGGTAAATCACCTGCAGCCTTTGATAACAAAAAACTTGAATGGATTAGTAACCAATACATGAAACAACTTGATAGAAAAACAATGGCAGAAATGGCCTTACCTTATTTAATTGAAGCAGGATTAGTAGAAGAAAATCCAACCGCTGAAAAACAAGCTTGGGTTGAAGAATTAGTGAGTCTTTACCAACCACAAATGAGTTATGCAAAAGAAATCGTTGAATTATCAAGTTTATTCTTTAATGATACATTGTCATTTGATGAATCTGCTAAAGAAGTCCTATCAGATGAACAAGTGCCAGAAGTATTAGAAGCATTTAAAACTCAATTGAAAGAATTAGAAGAATTTGATGTTCCGACTATTAAAAAAGCGATTAAAGCTGTACAAAAAGAAACAGGAGCTAAAGGTAAAAAATTATTTATGCCAATTCGTGTAGCAGTCAGTGGACAAATGCATGGTCCAGAATTAGCAGAAACGATTCTTTTATTAGGTAAAGAGCAAGCAACAGAACATATTAATTTAGCATTAAAAGAAATACAAGGATAA
- the cysS gene encoding cysteine--tRNA ligase, which yields MGIQIYNTLSRKKENFVPIKPNEVSMYLCGPTVYNYIHIGNARSTVAFDTVRRYFEFRGYKVNYVSNFTDVDDKIIKTANQEGISTKELADKYIEAFKEDTGKLNVQPACLHPRVVDHIDDIIDFVSVLIDKGYAYESQGDVYYRTRLFKPYGKLSNKSIDELEIGASQRTGDESAKKEDPLDFALWKEAKEHEVSWDSPWGKGRPGWHIECSVMATKHLGDTIDIHAGGQDLEFPHHENEIAQSEAKTDQTFAHYWMHNAYLTVGESGEKMSKSLGNFITAHDLMKDVSPEVVRFALSTTHYRRPMPFNETTIKEATTNLGRIKSSYNNASFRLETSVDSLENDHDWLKELSTLMMEFVTEMDDDFNAANGITVVYQLVKHLNRYLEEETVSKEVISAYQETLEKLVLIFGIELASSEDLLDEDIDALISERNTARKEKNFARSDEIRDLLKEQGIILEDTPQGTRWSRSE from the coding sequence ATGGGAATACAGATATATAATACATTAAGTCGAAAAAAAGAAAATTTTGTACCAATTAAACCAAATGAAGTGAGCATGTATTTGTGCGGTCCGACTGTTTATAATTACATTCATATAGGAAATGCTAGAAGTACAGTCGCTTTTGATACAGTTAGACGTTATTTTGAGTTTAGAGGATATAAGGTTAATTATGTCTCAAACTTTACAGATGTGGATGATAAAATCATTAAGACGGCTAACCAAGAAGGAATTTCAACGAAAGAATTAGCAGATAAATATATAGAGGCTTTTAAAGAAGACACGGGTAAATTAAACGTGCAACCAGCTTGCTTGCACCCACGTGTCGTTGACCATATTGATGATATCATTGACTTTGTTTCTGTTTTAATTGATAAAGGTTATGCTTACGAGTCACAAGGAGATGTGTATTACCGCACACGACTATTTAAACCTTATGGAAAGTTAAGTAATAAAAGCATTGACGAATTGGAAATTGGGGCTAGTCAAAGAACTGGTGATGAATCAGCTAAAAAAGAAGATCCATTAGATTTTGCTTTATGGAAAGAAGCAAAAGAGCATGAGGTTTCATGGGATTCTCCATGGGGAAAAGGCCGTCCAGGATGGCACATTGAGTGCTCTGTGATGGCAACAAAACATTTAGGTGATACAATAGACATCCACGCAGGTGGTCAAGACTTAGAATTTCCTCATCACGAAAATGAAATTGCTCAAAGTGAAGCAAAAACTGATCAGACATTTGCTCATTATTGGATGCATAACGCTTATTTAACAGTCGGTGAATCAGGTGAGAAAATGAGTAAATCACTTGGTAACTTTATTACCGCACATGATTTGATGAAAGACGTGTCACCAGAAGTGGTACGTTTCGCTTTGTCAACGACACATTATCGTCGACCAATGCCTTTCAATGAAACAACAATTAAAGAAGCAACGACTAATTTAGGACGTATTAAAAGTAGTTACAATAATGCGAGTTTCCGATTAGAAACGTCAGTTGATTCTTTAGAAAACGATCATGATTGGTTAAAAGAATTATCTACTTTGATGATGGAATTTGTTACAGAGATGGATGATGATTTTAATGCCGCAAATGGTATTACAGTAGTTTATCAGTTAGTGAAACACTTAAATCGTTACTTAGAAGAAGAGACGGTTTCTAAAGAAGTTATATCTGCCTATCAAGAAACGCTAGAAAAATTAGTGCTTATTTTTGGTATTGAACTAGCTAGTAGCGAGGATTTATTAGATGAAGATATTGATGCGTTAATTTCTGAGAGAAATACGGCACGTAAAGAAAAAAACTTTGCTAGAAGTGATGAGATACGTGATTTATTAAAAGAACAAGGGATTATTTTAGAAGATACCCCTCAAGGAACAAGATGGAGTAGAAGTGAATGA
- a CDS encoding PIN/TRAM domain-containing protein yields the protein MQKKIYAIVMAIVGFSLGVALFPLLWKATNQETLSWLNNDITNGIIGAIIFAIIATLTERYLVSGLKKIEKFITEQSLSDLLFGSISTIIGLLLGALISVPFYSLPLIVPAIIMLITGYLGFRVGTMKTEDFKKLFMPKSKKVSEDILDRRVDDYFHKYKVLDTSVIIDGRIYDIAKTGFIEGTLLIPNFVLYELQYIADSGDSMKRVRGRRGLDILNALQKEENISVEMYEGDFEDIQEVDSKLIKLAKLLDGIVVTNDYNLNKVCEFQNVPVFNINALANAVKPVVIPGETMDVVVMKDGTERQQGVAYLDDGTMVVVEDGKHFMNKKINVIVTSALQTAAGRMIFAKPSHSQTTINAD from the coding sequence ATGCAGAAAAAAATATATGCGATTGTGATGGCTATTGTTGGATTTAGTTTAGGTGTGGCATTATTCCCATTACTATGGAAAGCCACAAATCAAGAAACACTTAGTTGGTTAAATAACGATATTACTAACGGAATTATTGGTGCGATTATTTTTGCAATTATTGCGACTTTAACTGAGCGATACTTAGTATCAGGTTTAAAAAAAATAGAAAAATTTATTACAGAACAAAGTCTATCAGATTTGTTATTCGGAAGTATTAGTACAATTATTGGATTACTCTTAGGGGCACTTATTTCTGTTCCATTTTATTCACTCCCTTTAATTGTTCCGGCAATTATTATGTTAATTACAGGATATTTAGGTTTTAGAGTTGGAACAATGAAAACGGAAGATTTTAAAAAGCTCTTTATGCCAAAATCAAAAAAGGTATCAGAGGACATCTTAGATCGTCGAGTTGATGATTATTTTCATAAATACAAAGTATTAGATACCAGTGTTATTATTGACGGGCGTATTTATGATATAGCTAAAACTGGGTTCATTGAAGGAACATTATTAATTCCAAATTTTGTTTTATATGAATTACAATACATTGCGGATTCAGGGGATAGTATGAAACGCGTTCGCGGACGTCGAGGGTTAGATATCTTAAACGCCTTACAAAAAGAAGAAAATATCTCGGTTGAAATGTATGAAGGCGATTTTGAAGATATTCAAGAAGTTGATAGTAAATTGATTAAGTTAGCTAAATTGTTAGATGGTATTGTCGTGACAAATGACTACAATCTTAATAAAGTCTGTGAATTTCAAAATGTCCCAGTATTTAACATTAATGCCTTGGCAAATGCTGTTAAACCAGTTGTCATACCTGGTGAAACAATGGATGTTGTTGTAATGAAAGATGGAACAGAACGCCAACAAGGTGTAGCATATTTAGATGATGGCACAATGGTTGTGGTTGAAGATGGTAAACACTTTATGAACAAGAAAATAAATGTTATTGTAACGAGTGCATTACAAACGGCTGCTGGTCGAATGATTTTTGCAAAACCAAGTCATTCTCAAACAACGATAAATGCTGACTAA